In Granulicella mallensis MP5ACTX8, the sequence CTACTTCGTGGTGGCACACTTCCACTACGTACTTGTAGGGTCGATCCTGTTTGCGATCTTTGGGGCCTTCTACTACTGGTACCCCAAGGTAACAGGCCGGATGATGAGCGAGACGCTGGGCAAGTGGCACTTCTGGCTCTTCATCATCGGCTTCCACCTCACCTTCGACTTCATGCACGTCCCGGGATTGCTGGGCATGCCGCGCCGCATCTACACCTACGAAGCAGGCCGAGGCTGGGAGTCGTGGAACCTCATCGTCAGCATCGGAGCCATCTTCCAGGCAGCCGGCATTCTGGTCTTTTGCTACAACATGGTGCGGTCTTACTACAAAGGGAAGGAAGCCGGACACGATCCCTGGGATGCGTGGACGCTGGAATGGTCCACGCCCTCTCCCCCGCCCGCCTATAACTTTGCTATTGAGCCAACGGTCAATAGCCGCCGCCCGTTATGGGACCTGAAACATCCTGAAGATCCTGACTCGGACTACGAATGATGAATACATCAAGCACAATTCCCGTCGCCGGCTCGAGTGAAACACCCTGGACGCTGCCCTACCGTGGCACGATCGGGATGGCCTGCCTGATCCTGGCGGAAGCCGCGATCTTCATCATCTTTGTCGTCGCCTACATCTTTTACATCGGCAAAAGCCTCAGCGGGCCGACCCCGGCGCAGGTACTGGAGCTGCCGATCTTTGGCACCATCTGCCTACTCTCGAGCAGCATCACCGTCCACTTCGCCAGCAGTGCGCTGCGCAAAAACAACCTGCGCGGCTGCACAGCCTTTCTGGCGGGAACCGTTCTGCTGGGAGCGATTTTTCTCGTTACCACAGCTCTGGAGTGGCATCACCTTATCTACGATAAGGGCCTGACCATCCAGACCAACCTCTTCGGAACGACCTACTACTCGCTCGTCGGTCTGCACGCGACCCACGTCATTGTGGGTCTCATCATGCTCACGCTCACGCTTCTCTTCGCCTTGACCGGGCACCTTAAAGAAGAACATGAGAAAAAACTCGAAGTGCTCTCTCTTTACTGGCACTTCGTCGATGCAGTCTGGGTCGTCGTATTTTTGGTCGTCTATGTTTT encodes:
- a CDS encoding cytochrome c oxidase subunit 3; its protein translation is MMNTSSTIPVAGSSETPWTLPYRGTIGMACLILAEAAIFIIFVVAYIFYIGKSLSGPTPAQVLELPIFGTICLLSSSITVHFASSALRKNNLRGCTAFLAGTVLLGAIFLVTTALEWHHLIYDKGLTIQTNLFGTTYYSLVGLHATHVIVGLIMLTLTLLFALTGHLKEEHEKKLEVLSLYWHFVDAVWVVVFLVVYVLGR